The Oncorhynchus nerka isolate Pitt River linkage group LG3, Oner_Uvic_2.0, whole genome shotgun sequence genome includes the window TTGCCACtacccgtccctccctccctctggcaGGAGCTGGTGTGAAGGTTGCCActaccccccccctcctccctctagcaAGAGCTGGTGTGAAGGTTACCACTacccacccttctctccctcccctagcaGGAGCTGGTGTGAAGGTTGCCACTACCCACCCTTCCCTCCCTTTAGCAGGAGCTGGTGTGAAGGTTGCCACAACCCCCCTAGCAGGAGCTGGTGTGAAGGTTGCCACTacccgtccctccctccccctagcaGGAGCTGGTGTGAAGGTTGCCactacccctccccctccctccctctagcaaGAGCTGGTGTGAAGGTTACCACTacccacccttctctccctcccctagcaGGAGCTGGTGTGAAGGTTGccactaccccctccctccctctagcaaGAGCTGGTGTAAAGGTTACCACTacccacccttctctccctccctctggcaGGAGCTGGTGTGAAGGTTGCCACTACCCCCCCTCCCTCTAGCAAGAGCTGGTGTGAAGGTTACCACTacccacccttctctccctcccctagcaGGAGCTGGTGTGAAGGTTGCCACTACCCACCCTTCCCTCCCTTTAGCAGGAGCTGGTGTGAAGGTTGCCACAACCCCCTAGCAGGAGCTGGTGTGAAGGTTGCCACTacccgtccctccctcccctagcagGAGCTGGTGTGAAGGTTGCCACAACCCCCCTAGCAGGAGCTGGTGTGAAGGTTGCCACTacccgtccctccctcccctagcagGAACTGGTGTGAAAGTTGCCACTacccgtccctccctcccctagcagGAGCTGGTGTGAAGGTTAccactacccctccctcccctcccctagctGGAGCTGGTGTGAAGGTTAccactacccctccctccctcccctagcagGAGCTGGTGTGAAGGTTGCCACTACCCCCCCCTAGCAGGAGCTGGTGTGAAGGTTGCCACTacccgtccctccctcccctagcagGAGCTGGTGTGAAGGTTGCcactacccctcccctccctcccctagcaGGAGCTGGTGTGAAGGTTGCCACTacccgtccctccctcccctagcagGAGCTGGTGTGAAGGTTGCCACCGTCCCTCCCCCCTAGCAGGAGCTGGTGTGAAGGTTAccactacccctccctcccccctagcAGGAGCTGGTGTGAAGGTTGCCACTACCCACCCTTCCCTCCCTTTAGCAGGAGCTGGTGTGAAGGTTGCCACTacccgtccctccctcccctagcagGAGCTGGTGTGAAGGTTGCCACTacccgtccctccctcccctagcagGAACTGGTGTGAAGGTTGCCACTacccgtccctccctccccctagcaGGAACTGGTGTGAAGGTTGCCACTacccgtccctccctccccctagcaGGAGCTGGTGTGAAGGTTGCCACTacccgtccctccctcccctagcagGAGCTGGTGTGAAGGTTGccactacccctccctccctccccctagcaGGAGCTGGTGTGAAGGTTGCCACTACTAGCAGGAGCTGGTGTGAAGGTTGtcactacccctccctccctcccctagcagGAGCTGGTGTGAAGGTTGCCACTacccgtccctccctcccctagcagGAGCTGGTGTGAAGTTGTTGCCACTacccgtccctccctcccctagcagGAGCTGGTGTGAATGTTGCCACTACCCGTCCCTCCTCCCCTAGCAGGAGCTGGTGTGAAGGTTGACCCGCTAGCAGGAGCTGGTGTGAAGGTTGccactacccctccctccctccccctagcaGGAGCTGGTGTGAAGGTTGCCACtacccgtccctccctccctctagcagGAGCTGGTGTGAAGGTTGtcactacccctccctccctccctctagcagGAGCTGGTGTGAAGGTTGCTCCCAGTGAGGATGGACGTGATGCTGGAGGGGTCGTACAGGCCTTCATCATCTTCGTCAGAGCTCAGAGCCGACGAGTCCAGGGCCTGACGCTGCGCCTGCTGCACCTTCCTCCTGAAACACACCACCATCAGCTTCAGAAATGTTATCTTCATCATCTATTGTTCACTACAACAGAGGCTGTAGGTGGATCTCAGCAAACATGTGTGGGAGTAGACAGTTGACTTCTACAGTAGACAGTGTGGTTCCCTGTAGTATCTGTCAGGGAGAGAGCCCTCTGCTGGTCAGATATGGGAACTGACTGGtgtgacatacagtacatacagtgggTCTGTGATTTTTGAAGTGTAccttttatcataggtacacttctactgtgagagacggaatcgcaaaaaaaaattcagaaaaatcacattgtatgatttttaagtaattaattagcattttattgcatgacataagtatttgatcacctaccaaccagtaagaattccggctctcacagacctgttagtttttctttaagaagtcctcctgttctccactcattacctgtattaactgcacctgtttgaacttttttacctgtataaaagacaccggtccacacactcaaacagactccaacctctccacaatggccaagaccagagagctgtgtaaggacatcagggatacaattgtagacctgcacaaggctgggatgggctacaggacaataggcaagcagcttggtgagaaggcaacaactgttggtgcaattattagaaaatggaagacgttcaatggtcaatcaccctcggtctggggctccatgcaagagcTCACCTTGTGGggtatcaatgatcatgaggaaggtgagggatcagcccagaactacacggcaggacctggtcaatgacctgaagagagctgggaccacagtctcaaagaaaaccattagtaacacactacgccgtcatggattaaaatcctgcagcgcacgcaaggtccacctgctcaagccagcacatgtccaggcctgtctgaagtttgccaatgaccatctggatgatccagaggaggaatgggagaaggtcatggggtctgatgagacaaaaatagctttttggtctaaactccactcgccgtgtttggaggaagaagaaggatgagtacaaccccaagaacaccatcccaaccgtgaagcatggaggtggaaacatcattctttggcgatgcttttctgcaaaggggacaggacgactgcaacatattgaggggaggatggatggggccatgtatcgcaagatcttggccaacaacctccttccctcagtaagagcattgaagatgggtcgtggctgggtcttccagcatgacaacgacccgaaacacacagccagggcaactaaggagtggctccgtaagaagcatctcaaggtcctggagtggcctagccagtctccagacctgaacccaatagaaaatctttggagggagctgaaagtccatattgcccagtgacagccccgaaacctgaatgTTCTGGAGAAGGTGTGTAtgaaggagtgggccaaaatccctgctgcagtgtatgcaaacctggtcaagaactacaggaaacgtatgatctctgtaattgcaaacaaaggtttctgtaccaaatattaagttctgcttttctgatgtatcaaatacttatgtcatgcaataaaatgcaaatgaaataCTTAaatatcatacaatgtgattttctggatttttgttttagattccgtctctcacagttgaagtgtacctatgataaaaattacagacctctacatgctttgtaagtagaaaaacctgtaaaatcggcagtgtttcaaatactgcagtgtttcaaatacttgttctctccaCTGTACAGGGATGACTGCTCTGTCTGCTAGATCTGTCTCTGCCTCCCCAcatacgtacgtgtgtgtgttcccaCAGCACTGTTGAGTGGGGTTTAATGAGACACCTTTACACAGCTGGGTGAGTGTGACTGttgaagaagtgtgtgtgtgtgtgtttgaatccgACTGCTTTATTCTGTAATGACGTGTGTCTGATAGCAGCATCTCTGTTGAGGGATCAGAGAGGAGCTCAGTGATCCATAGAatgatacacaacacacacacacactgcacgctAGTTTGGCTGTGGGGAGTGAACAGGCTGCCAGTAAATGTCAGCTCACTGAACTCAATTACCAATGACAAGAGGAACAGAAAGaggtctggaggagaacagaaagaggtctggaggagaacagaggaacagaaagatgtctggaggagaacagaggaacagaaagaggtctggaggagaacagaggaacagaaagaggtctggagggagtggaggagaacagaaagaggtctggagggagtggaggagaacagaaagaggtctggagggagtggaggagaacagaaagaggtctgtagggagtggaggagaacagaaagaggtctgtagggagtggaggagaacagaaagaggtctggagggagtggaggagaacagaaagaggtctggagggagtggaggagaacagaaagaggtctggagggagtggaggagaacagaaagaggtctggagggagtggaggagaacagaagaacagaaagaggtctggaggagaacagaaagaggtctggagggagtggaggagaacagaaagaggtctggagggagtggaggagaacagaaagaggtctggagggagtggaggagaacagaaagaggtctggagggagtggaggagaacagaaagaggtctggagggagtggaggagaacataagaacagaaagaggtctggaggagaacagaaagaggtctggagggagtggaggagaacagaaagaggtctggagggagtggaggagaacagaagaacagaaagaggtctggagggagtggaggagaacagaaagaggtctggagggagtggaggagaacagaagaacagaaagaggtctggagggagtggaggagaacagaggaacagaaagAGGTCTGGAGGGAGTGGAAGATAACAGAGAGAATTGGGCTGGTTCAGAAGAAGAGCCACATCTAGGAGAAAGGAGATACTTAGTAATCTAACATGTGAAACAGGTAGAGTGTCAGACTTGGAAACacaatctgcaaaattgtaattattcgcctacctcctcatgccttttgcacacaatgtatatagactcccccccccctttttttttctactgtgttattgacttgttaattgtttactccatgtgtaactctgtgttgtctgttcacactgctatgctttatcttggccaggtcgcagttgcaaatgagaacttgttctcaactagcctacctggttaaataaaggtgaaataaaataaaataaaacaacccACACAGACTTACTTGAGCTCAGTCTCCAGCGCGGTGACTCTGCCCTGTAAGGCCTCCTTTAGTTccatctgttcctccatctctctctgggccttcctcctcaatccctccatcctctctaccTCGGTCTCCCCCTCATCCACCTGTCTCTTCAGAGCCTTCACACGCAGAGACAGCTACAACACAGAGGAATCAGTCagggtgagagtgtgtgtgtgtgtgagtgagtgtgtgcgtgcgtacctggtctctctgttctgtgtgttggtgtctctcttcctccagGGTAAAGTTGAGCTCCTTCAGTTTCTTCTCCAGGCGACGCTGAGACGACAACATGGAGTTCTTCTCcctaagacacacacacgtttagcACAAACATGAACAAGGTGATTCTGGATACAGATGTGTGACCAGTTCATAATATCATAAGCTTTACTTGTCATCAACAATGTGAATGTCAATTTAAGGTACACTTCTCTAACTAACAGTGAACTACCATACCAACCACAAAATCAGCTTTGGTTACAAAATATCATATTCTAGACTATGTGGTGCATTGTGGCGTCTGTAGTTCCTGGGGTGTGGTGCATTGTGGGACGTGCAGTGTACCTATCCTCGCTGTGGAGGCGTTCCTCCAACTCGTGAACTTTACTCTCTAGCTGAGCCACTCCTACAGAGGAGCGAGACTGACCCTCCATATCAGATACTCTGGTCTTCAACTCCTTCATCTGGACAGAGAGATTTAAGCATAATCAATCATCACTCAGACCTTAAGATCATTTCAGTGGAGACACAGACTTAACGTACATGTCTTTCTAGGGCATTCTTGTCCAGCTCCAGGTCCTGTCTGGAGGATCTCTCCTGCATCAGCTCTGAACGCAGCTGCTCCAtctgcacagacagacagaggagcgccagacagaggaacaccagacagaggaacaccagacagagtgaggggagaaagagggtgaggggagaaagagggtgaggagagagataaCAAATACATTATTTTCTTAGCTTGGTCCTGGTTCTTTCAACTGTTAACCAACAGACTTGTGAAAGCTGCTAGACACacatttatagtgtgtgtgtgtgtgtgtacctggtctcTGGTCCTGGTGACTCTGTCAGTGAGTAGCTCCACagatcccttctcctcctccagctccagctccagtcGTTTCATCTTGTCCTCCGTGCTGCGGAGCTCCCTGCTCTTGTCTGTGAGGCTGCTCCTGCTGTTCTCCAGTTCAGCCTCTAGGTGGTGCAGGCGGTTGGTGAGCAGCTCCTTGTCCAGCTGAACATTGTCTCTCTCCTCAACCACAAAGAGCAGATCCTTCTTCTGACGTGACGCCTGgcgcacgacacacacacacacacacacactctggatcAGCGTTAAAGACAAATCACCTTCACCCCTCAAACTCAtctctggacctcaaagccagttacactgtgttttttcattgttcccctctaatcagggaccaATTTAGACCTCGGACACCAGGTGGGTACAATTCATTAGCAGGTAGAAGAAAAAAGCAGCAGGCTCCGGCAGGGTGAGAGTTGACTAGCCCTGACCAATACCATCACCTCCTGAAGACCCTttcctcctccgtctcctccctctttccctcctcctctctcaccccgtcccccttcctccctccatccatccatctctctctcacctcctgaagaccctttccctcctccctccgtctcctctttcctcctccgtcttcccctcctcctcctcacacccgtcccttcctccctccctccatccatctctctctcacctcctgaagaccctttcctcctccgtctcctccctctttccctcctcctctctcaccccgtcccttcctccctccatccatccatctctctctcacctcctgaagaccctttcctcctccgtctcctccctctttccctcctcctcttccccttcctccctccctcctccatctctctctcacctcctgaagaccctttcctcctccgtctcctccccctctttccctcctcctctcaccccgtcccttcctccctccatccatccatctctctctcacctcctgaagaccctttcctcctccgtctcctccctctttccctcctcctctcaccccgtcccttcctccctccatccatctctctctcacctcctgaagaccctttcctcctccgtctcctccctctttccctcctcctctcaccccgtcccttcctccctccatccatctctctctcacctcctgaagaccctttcctcctccgtctcctctcttttcctcctcctctctcaccctgtcccttcctctctctcacctcctcttccAGTCTCTTGAGGGAGGTCTGGCTCCTAGCCAGTTCTACCAGTGTGTCATTGCCCTGCCTCTGGGCCTCCTGTGTCTCACTgcgagatctctctctctgttcctccagcTGGGACCTGAGAACATGCACCTCCTCACCAGACGACTGGGACAGAGACTCAAACTACATggacagagaaagaggcagagagagtgagagtagacagagagagagagatttttattTGCACAGTGTACATTTGTAAACACAGCACTTCAATGCAGTACACAGAGCATCAGAAAAACCCATGTAGACACATACTCCTCACCTCCTTATTGAGTTTGTCTAGggaccgctcctgctgtctcctctgttcctccagctgtgtgttggtctgtgtgagctggtccctctccttctccctgtcctcCAGACGCAGGCTGAGCTGCCGGTGGTCCTGGCCCAGCCGAGAGGCTTCTCTCCTGGCCTCGTCAAGATCCTGCCTCAGCCCCCTCAACTCCGCCTGGAGGGACAGCTCTGCCTCCGAACTCTCTGATGCACTGGAAGCCAGCTGagactggggacacacacacaaatacatactgtgaaacaacacacccactaacaaaGAGCTGTGAGAAAGAGgtagtgtaatgtgtgtgtatgtctcaccTCCAGGCGTGAGAGTTTCTCTCGGAGGCGTGTGTTAGCTGCCTCCTGCTCCTGCTGTGAGTCTCTGACAGCGTTTAGTTCTGTCTGGGTTCTGGCCAGCCGCTCTGTGCTTGACTGCAGCTCCTGCTCAGTGCTGGAGAGTTTCTCTCCCAGTCGGTCTCTCTCCCCACGAGCATCAGTCAACTCTGACTGCAGGCCAGACACGACCGAAGGGTCAGGGAGCTATGGAGAGAAACAAAAGAGTTGAGTGgttgagagaaggatggagattATGAATATAAGGGAGGAAAAGTGGCCATCTTTCCCAGTCACATAGCTggtactacacaacacacacctgtTTGGTTCTCTCCTGGGCCTTGGCCAGATCCTCTTTGGCTCGATTTGATTGGCCCCTCAGCCTGTCCATCTCATACTTGAGCTCCGCCTCCTGCTCCTGGTTGGCCTTCTTTAGGGAGATTACCTCCATGACCTTTTTATCGAGCTCCGCCCTTTTCTTCTCTGCCTCTGATTGGGCCTGCTGCAGATCAGCACGCAAACTCTGcagctcctgacatgacaatggagaacagtgtcagtgtgtaccttgttgagtgtgtgtgtgtgtgtgtgtacctggttgagagtgtgtgtgtcagaatcagtgtgtgtgtgtacctggttgaGCGTGTGTGTATGACTGGGGTCTGGTATCTGCTGTTTCATGGTGTTGACCCTCTCCTGTACTTCATTCAGTTCTTCCTCAAGCTCCTCTTTCTCCAGACGAGCCTGCAACAtcctgcaacacaaacacacaccattttAACCAATTAAAGATATCCATTTCAAAATCTAGAAATCAAGTCACAGATCAGCACTGATCAGACATCATTTAGTTTGATCACAGAAGCTACAGTTCAATCTCCAATGCTGATATCAGTCCCTCAAAGTTGATCAAACATTTAGTTGTTAAAATGAGGTCATTCTACAGTATCACACAGTCAGTCAAATAGAGAAACACAGAAGCTGGTTTAACTGGAATGTCAGCTACACGGCCATAAACCCCGGCTATTAACCGCAGCTATTAAAACCCTCTAGAGAGGATTCTAAAATATGGAACTGTACCACAGCTACTAACATGcatgcagcccatgcaaaaaaacaTCTCTCTAGCTTAAACAGACATTTTGCTGGGATTTTTTCAATATCTTAATTACATTTCCGCGGGGTCGCAGAAATTATAGGCTAAGGGTTAGCACGGCTGGCTACTGGCACGGCTGGCTACTGGCACGGCTATAACCTATATACAGCACATATATAGGCTCCCTCAGGGTGGCTCAGGGGTGATGGCCGTGTCTCTAGTCAAGAAGACACGAGAGGAGGAGACGGTACAGAATGGGAGAACAGAAATGGGACATGTGGATGCTTACATAGATGTATACATGGATGGTTGAAAAACAGGAAGAGATGTGTAAGACTTGGtaagtgaagtgtgtgtgtgtacagtaccagtcaattttttacttaagtaaatTAAataacttatttttcttaaaactgcattgttggttaaaagtaagcatttcacagtaaggttgtatTCTCTGTAGGTGCGTGTACTCACTCCTGTTTGGTGGTCCGTAGTTCATCTCTAGTATTGTGGAACTGCGTCATCCAGTGGCCACTCTCGTCCCTGCAGTCTTCCAGCTGCTGCTGTAGAGTACGCACCGACGCATTCACACGCAACCGCTCTGACTCGATACCCGCctgagactggggagagagaaggagggggagagagaagagagaggatatgagagagtgtaggggagagagagggagggtggatatGAGAgattgtagggagagagagggagggggagagaatagagagagtggatatgagagtgtggagagggagggtggatatGAGagagtgtagggagagagagggagggggagagaatagAGAGTGGATATGAGagagtgtagggagagagaggtagggggagagaagagagagagtggatatgagggagtgtggagagagaggtaggggggagagaagagagagggagggtgaataTGAGagagtgtagggagagagagggagggtgaataTGAGAGAgtgtagggagagaggtaggggagagaagagagagggagggtggatatGAGAGtgtgtaggggagagaggggtagggggagagaagagagagggaggatggatatGAGAGAgtgtagggagagaggtagggggagagaagagagagggaggatggatatGAGAgagtgtagggagagaggggtagggggagagaagagagggagggtggatatGAGagagtgtagggagagagagggagggtggatatGAGagagtgtagggagagagagggaggggagagaatagagagagtggatatgagagagtgtggagagagagaggtaggggagagaatagagagagtggatatgagggagtgtggagagagaggtagggggagagaagagagagggagggtgaataTGAGAGAGtgtagggggagaggagagagagggaggatggatatGAGAGAgtgtagggagagaggtagggggagagaagagagagggaggatggatatGAGAgagtgtagggagagaggggtaggggggagagaagagagagggaggatggatatGAGAaagtgtagggagagagagggggagagaagagagggagggtggatatgagcgtgtggggagagaggggtagggggagagaagagagagggaggatggatatGAGAGagtgtagggggagaggtagggggagagaagagagagggagggtggatatGAGAgtgtgtagggagagagaggtagggggagagaagagggagggtggatatgagagtgtggggagagaggggtagggggagagaagagagggagggtggatatgagagtgtggggagagaggggtagggggagagaagagagagggaggatggatatGAGAgagtgtagggagagagggggtagggggagagaagagagggagggtggatatGAGAGAgtgtagggagaga containing:
- the LOC115118709 gene encoding cingulin-like; the protein is MSTPSGRKSPVDYGVQIRFINDSGGGLPSTQLRSKPPSTSKYGVAVRVQGIAGHPYVVMKDGGPKGDSYGVQLRTHYPPGYGSLPRRRDREEGEGGGGPGGVLRRAQSHGSLLESEGGGGFGRPPGDGRSGSYGNLDGGIGVVEERMERGVREGGKGRNIMCGSYQSGLNGSLGRGGGSQYAPDLHPSQTEQLTMAHPHPQSLPYPTHPHPQSLPYPTQPHPQTPVNRLISRFDSSSSTREQQRRRSPVAEDPRNTISSSLAPNPYSSPSPSLTPNPYSSPPSSTHSSLGRGQGSVSKATPHPVNQRAPPGRFVAVETPSANRTDPLVTPDLLQSSEVTSEEEQVMQTIYSVLREGTSERDSVIRHKVRVIFQKIQGLKPSDSSGEEWRREKRDLERKMMELQTSLQEERRGSVGSSDPVLKAELDSCLDENMQLQETVDRKKTELHQTHSELSQLRMERESAESRVREMEDRLGELQEELRTENGNKTDLVTCQASLLEVSMLKQKLEDSLRQRERELTALKGALKDEVTTHDKDMETLREQYSTDMERLRSTVEQVSQSQAGIESERLRVNASVRTLQQQLEDCRDESGHWMTQFHNTRDELRTTKQEMLQARLEKEELEEELNEVQERVNTMKQQIPDPSHTHTLNQELQSLRADLQQAQSEAEKKRAELDKKVMEVISLKKANQEQEAELKYEMDRLRGQSNRAKEDLAKAQERTKQLPDPSVVSGLQSELTDARGERDRLGEKLSSTEQELQSSTERLARTQTELNAVRDSQQEQEAANTRLREKLSRLESQLASSASESSEAELSLQAELRGLRQDLDEARREASRLGQDHRQLSLRLEDREKERDQLTQTNTQLEEQRRQQERSLDKLNKEFESLSQSSGEEVHVLRSQLEEQRERSRSETQEAQRQGNDTLVELARSQTSLKRLEEEASRQKKDLLFVVEERDNVQLDKELLTNRLHHLEAELENSRSSLTDKSRELRSTEDKMKRLELELEEEKGSVELLTDRVTRTRDQMEQLRSELMQERSSRQDLELDKNALERHMKELKTRVSDMEGQSRSSVGVAQLESKVHELEERLHSEDREKNSMLSSQRRLEKKLKELNFTLEEERHQHTEQRDQLSLRVKALKRQVDEGETEVERMEGLRRKAQREMEEQMELKEALQGRVTALETELKRKVQQAQRQALDSSALSSDEDDEGLYDPSSITSILTGSNLHTSSC